A part of Hymenobacter swuensis DY53 genomic DNA contains:
- a CDS encoding cbb3-type cytochrome c oxidase N-terminal domain-containing protein: protein MSSLRQALSGAGAVLLAVHPTLAQTAETSAPTNASAPPPLLWFLISMLVLVLLVFWLILVALLAWMRPQLRQIYDLPTVHDTWSGRVLGLLVGDARLVKGEVRDELLDHDYDGIHEFDNDLPPWWKYGFVLTAIFAGCYLTYYHVLQNGQLQGAEYAAEMQQAALMVSTTSDDPNQLTTYTALTAPAELSSGKSLFATNCAPCHGANAEGKVGPNLTDEFWLHGGEVNHVYKTIKFGVNGKGMVAWKGKLSGKQILQVSSYILSLQGTKPANAKPPQGEKEAPAKTLAAR from the coding sequence ATGAGCAGCCTCCGCCAAGCGCTATCCGGGGCCGGCGCGGTACTACTAGCGGTCCACCCTACCCTGGCCCAAACGGCTGAAACAAGTGCGCCGACCAATGCCAGCGCGCCGCCGCCGCTGCTCTGGTTTCTGATAAGCATGCTGGTGCTGGTGCTGCTGGTGTTCTGGCTGATACTGGTGGCCCTGCTGGCCTGGATGCGGCCTCAATTGCGCCAAATCTATGACCTTCCCACAGTGCACGACACCTGGAGCGGCCGGGTGCTGGGCTTGCTGGTAGGCGATGCGCGCCTGGTAAAAGGCGAGGTGCGCGACGAGCTGCTGGACCACGACTACGATGGCATCCACGAGTTCGACAACGACCTGCCACCGTGGTGGAAGTATGGCTTTGTGCTCACCGCCATCTTTGCCGGGTGCTACCTCACTTACTACCACGTCCTTCAGAACGGCCAGCTGCAAGGGGCCGAATACGCCGCTGAAATGCAGCAGGCTGCCCTGATGGTTTCCACCACCTCCGACGACCCCAACCAGCTCACCACCTACACGGCCCTCACCGCGCCGGCCGAGCTAAGCAGCGGCAAAAGCCTTTTCGCTACCAACTGTGCGCCCTGCCACGGGGCCAACGCTGAGGGCAAAGTCGGCCCCAACCTGACCGACGAGTTTTGGCTGCACGGCGGCGAAGTGAACCACGTCTACAAAACCATCAAGTTCGGCGTGAACGGCAAGGGTATGGTGGCCTGGAAAGGCAAGCTCTCGGGCAAGCAGATTCTACAGGTAAGTTCTTACATCCTCAGCCTGCAAGGCACTAAACCGGCTAATGCCAAGCCCCCGCAGGGCGAAAAAGAAGCCCCGGCGAAAACGCTGGCGGCCCGTTAG
- the ccoG gene encoding cytochrome c oxidase accessory protein CcoG: MPATQFKPPDAYRDSIATIDAVGARVWLYPRKPAGRLYNRRKWLSYGFLALLFAGPWLRIQGLPVLLLNLPARKFIIFGQIFWPQDFFILLLGTLTFLVFIIVFTVVYGRVFCGWVCPQTIFLEMVFRRVEYWLEGDAPQQKALDRRKLDWDKLWRKTTKHALFLLVSFLIANTFLAYIIGSEELLKLVTDAPTAHLGGLAALTLFTGVFYAVFARFREQVCTIVCPYGRLQGVLLDKDSLVVAYDYQRGEPREKLRKTQTRTAGDCIDCHQCVQVCPTGIDIRNGATQLECINCTACIDACNSIMALLNKPEGLIRPATVNSITTGTQFRVTSRVKALSGVLAGLLLVLTGLLVSRNNVAATVLRTPGQLFQKTDHGTITNLYNISVINKTNRPYPITLRVLEPAQGRISLVGSTSLKLPAQGMAEGVFFAELPRPALHHTNQKIRIGLYSSGRLVAETSTKFLGPAQ; encoded by the coding sequence ATGCCCGCCACCCAGTTCAAGCCCCCTGATGCATACCGTGACTCTATCGCCACGATAGACGCCGTCGGCGCGCGGGTGTGGCTGTACCCTAGAAAGCCCGCTGGTCGACTATACAACCGCCGCAAGTGGCTCAGCTACGGGTTTCTGGCGCTGCTGTTTGCCGGGCCTTGGCTGCGCATTCAGGGGCTGCCGGTGCTGCTGCTCAATCTGCCAGCGAGGAAATTCATCATCTTCGGCCAGATTTTCTGGCCCCAGGATTTCTTCATTTTGCTGCTGGGCACGCTCACGTTTCTGGTGTTCATCATCGTGTTCACCGTGGTATATGGGCGGGTGTTTTGCGGCTGGGTATGCCCCCAGACCATCTTTTTGGAGATGGTGTTCCGCCGCGTCGAGTACTGGCTGGAGGGCGACGCGCCCCAGCAAAAAGCCCTTGACCGCCGCAAGCTGGACTGGGACAAGCTCTGGCGCAAAACCACCAAGCACGCCTTGTTTTTGCTGGTTTCGTTTTTGATTGCCAACACATTCCTGGCTTACATCATTGGCTCGGAAGAGTTGCTGAAGCTGGTGACCGACGCGCCTACGGCCCACTTGGGCGGGCTGGCGGCTCTCACGCTGTTCACAGGCGTGTTCTACGCGGTGTTTGCCCGCTTTCGGGAGCAGGTGTGTACCATTGTGTGCCCCTATGGCCGCTTACAGGGCGTTTTGCTCGATAAAGACAGCCTCGTGGTAGCCTACGACTACCAGCGCGGCGAGCCCCGCGAGAAGCTGCGCAAAACCCAAACGCGTACCGCCGGCGACTGCATCGACTGCCACCAGTGCGTGCAGGTGTGCCCCACGGGCATCGACATCCGCAACGGCGCCACCCAACTCGAATGCATCAACTGCACGGCCTGCATCGATGCCTGCAACAGCATCATGGCCCTGCTCAACAAGCCCGAGGGCCTGATTCGGCCGGCCACCGTGAACAGCATTACCACCGGCACCCAGTTCCGGGTCACGAGCCGGGTGAAGGCGCTGTCGGGCGTGCTGGCCGGGCTGCTGCTGGTGCTCACCGGCCTGCTGGTGTCGCGCAATAATGTGGCGGCCACGGTGCTGCGCACGCCGGGCCAGCTCTTTCAGAAAACCGACCACGGCACCATCACCAACCTCTACAACATCTCCGTCATCAATAAAACCAACCGGCCGTATCCCATCACTCTGCGAGTGCTGGAGCCGGCCCAGGGACGCATCTCGCTGGTGGGCAGTACCAGCCTGAAGTTACCCGCCCAGGGTATGGCTGAGGGCGTGTTCTTTGCCGAGCTGCCCCGCCCGGCCCTGCACCATACCAACCAGAAAATCCGCATCGGCCTGTATAGCAGCGGACGGCTGGTGGCCGAAACCAGCACCAAGTTCCTGGGGCCCGCGCAGTGA
- a CDS encoding FixH family protein: MVPSPTSSRTLWPYAIIAVFVLFAGYIGYMVQQAMRTTVDLVSPDYYQQELAYQQRMETVARTAALPAPVELTYDAAAQVLQLQLPPALAGRAVQGQMHFFRPSNQKLDFSLPLQAGSQRFSTAKMQPGYWRARLDFTVGSQHYFIEKELTVK, translated from the coding sequence ATGGTCCCCTCTCCAACTTCTTCCCGCACCCTGTGGCCCTACGCCATCATTGCCGTGTTCGTGCTCTTTGCCGGCTACATCGGCTACATGGTGCAGCAGGCCATGCGCACCACCGTCGACCTCGTCAGCCCCGACTACTACCAGCAGGAACTGGCCTACCAGCAGCGCATGGAAACCGTGGCCCGCACCGCCGCCCTGCCCGCGCCAGTTGAACTGACCTACGATGCTGCTGCCCAGGTGTTGCAGCTGCAGCTGCCACCCGCGCTGGCTGGCCGGGCGGTACAGGGCCAAATGCATTTTTTCCGTCCGTCTAACCAAAAACTCGATTTCAGCTTGCCGCTGCAAGCTGGCAGCCAGCGGTTCAGTACGGCCAAAATGCAGCCCGGCTACTGGCGGGCCCGGCTCGATTTTACCGTCGGCAGCCAGCACTATTTCATCGAAAAAGAACTCACCGTTAAGTAA
- a CDS encoding sulfite exporter TauE/SafE family protein, with protein MLWAGFLFGLLGSFHCVGMCGAIALALPGPTGASSGRYLAGRALYNLGRVTTYASLGALAGLVGHGLRLAGVQQPLSIVSGVLILLLVLVPERFTSRLAAGLGLSRPLAWVRTTLVELFQHPSAGALYATGLLNGLLPCGLVYLALAGALSASGVAGAAAYMACFGLGTLPLMLGLSLSGRLVPLAWRARMRQAVPYTAALLAVLFIVRGLGLGIPYLSPQLSAAVGHAPRQPLTVHYCH; from the coding sequence ATGCTCTGGGCTGGCTTTCTGTTTGGGTTGCTGGGCAGCTTTCACTGCGTGGGCATGTGCGGGGCTATTGCCCTGGCGCTGCCGGGGCCGACGGGCGCGTCCAGCGGGCGCTATCTGGCCGGCCGCGCGCTCTATAACCTGGGCCGGGTCACGACTTATGCTAGCCTGGGCGCACTGGCCGGCCTGGTGGGCCACGGCCTGCGACTGGCCGGCGTGCAGCAACCCCTGTCTATTGTATCGGGCGTGCTGATTCTATTATTGGTGCTGGTGCCCGAGCGCTTCACCAGCCGTCTGGCTGCCGGGTTGGGCCTGAGCCGGCCACTGGCCTGGGTGAGAACGACCTTGGTCGAACTGTTTCAGCACCCATCGGCAGGGGCGCTCTACGCTACGGGGCTGCTTAACGGCCTGCTACCCTGCGGTCTGGTGTACCTCGCGCTGGCCGGGGCGCTGAGTGCGTCGGGTGTGGCGGGCGCGGCGGCCTATATGGCCTGCTTCGGCCTGGGTACCCTCCCCCTGATGCTGGGCCTGAGCTTAAGCGGGCGGCTGGTGCCGCTGGCCTGGCGTGCCCGCATGCGACAGGCCGTGCCGTACACGGCCGCGCTGCTGGCCGTGTTGTTCATCGTGCGCGGGCTGGGGCTGGGCATTCCTTACCTAAGCCCGCAGTTGAGCGCCGCCGTGGGGCACGCTCCCCGCCAGCCCCTAACCGTGCACTATTGCCACTGA
- a CDS encoding universal stress protein has translation MKTILVPLDHTAAAESTLAYANKLAVRWPAEMVVLYCHPDVAATPGALQAEEQRLRSLVERLRYQQLTRHDGRRIRYRYRVLSGCLHDHVQTEALVCAADLLVMGLEHVDCGRQEAPGNHAAAITALVSCPVLVVPAGRRSLPARLAFCANFTTLGLNILPHLAALEAAFPAPLDLVQFYAPSDRPRRRQLLQGLRRAGAHLGWPQTTAHLLEDDAPVEGIGEFCARAQAQLLVIAPGSTAELLRYFDGCYRATNAYHTRIPLLVLRPAAPVPTTTCCDRCAERLAREAQASVSLRAAYQAAPWV, from the coding sequence ATGAAAACTATTCTCGTTCCCCTCGACCACACCGCCGCTGCCGAATCGACCCTGGCGTATGCCAACAAGCTGGCCGTGCGCTGGCCCGCCGAAATGGTGGTGCTTTACTGCCACCCCGATGTAGCAGCCACGCCCGGCGCGCTGCAAGCCGAGGAGCAGCGACTGCGCAGCCTCGTGGAGCGCCTGCGCTACCAGCAGCTCACCCGCCACGACGGCCGCCGCATTCGCTACCGCTACCGGGTGCTCTCCGGCTGCCTGCACGACCATGTGCAAACCGAAGCCCTTGTGTGCGCCGCCGACCTGCTGGTCATGGGCCTCGAACACGTGGACTGCGGCCGCCAGGAAGCCCCCGGCAACCACGCCGCCGCCATTACCGCGCTGGTGAGCTGCCCTGTGCTGGTGGTGCCGGCCGGCCGCCGCAGCCTGCCTGCGCGCTTGGCCTTTTGTGCCAATTTCACCACGCTGGGGCTAAACATTCTGCCCCACCTGGCCGCCCTCGAAGCTGCCTTCCCCGCCCCGCTCGACCTCGTGCAGTTCTACGCGCCCTCCGACCGGCCCCGCCGCCGCCAGCTGCTGCAGGGGCTGCGCCGCGCCGGAGCCCACCTTGGTTGGCCCCAAACCACCGCGCACCTACTCGAGGACGACGCCCCGGTCGAAGGCATCGGCGAGTTTTGCGCCCGGGCGCAGGCCCAGCTGCTCGTCATCGCGCCCGGCAGCACGGCCGAGCTGCTGCGGTATTTCGACGGCTGCTACCGTGCCACCAACGCCTACCACACCCGCATTCCGCTGCTGGTGCTGCGGCCTGCGGCCCCCGTGCCCACCACCACCTGCTGCGACCGTTGCGCTGAGCGCCTGGCCCGCGAAGCCCAGGCCAGCGTCAGCCTGCGCGCCGCCTACCAAGCCGCGCCGTGGGTGTAG
- the hemF gene encoding oxygen-dependent coproporphyrinogen oxidase, translating into MTSPIFLPIAPSRAVVEHWMRQFQDWLCHRLEAADGSGVRFSRDDWAHEGGGGGCTRVLQQGDVLEKGGVAFSAVWGEMSEKAAQQLLMPDRHYFATGVSVVQHPRSPMVPISHMNVRYFEAGNGEAWFGGGLDLTPIYVDVVQARQFHEQLHEVCARHDDSYYPRFKQWADDYFYLPHRRETRGVGGLFFDRLTVGKDGLFEELFAFVQDVGELYGRTYSAIMRQNANLPYAEREKQWQRVRRGRYAEFNLALDRGTRFGLETGGRTESILMSLPPQAEWHYNLTPEPGSPEAATQQLLRQGVDWLAMAAVAV; encoded by the coding sequence ATGACTAGTCCCATCTTCTTACCCATTGCCCCATCGCGCGCGGTGGTCGAGCACTGGATGCGCCAGTTTCAGGACTGGCTATGCCACCGCCTGGAAGCGGCCGACGGCAGCGGCGTCCGCTTCAGCCGTGACGACTGGGCCCACGAGGGCGGCGGGGGCGGCTGCACCCGCGTCCTGCAGCAGGGCGATGTGCTGGAGAAAGGCGGCGTGGCCTTCTCGGCCGTGTGGGGCGAAATGAGCGAGAAAGCTGCCCAGCAGCTGCTTATGCCCGACCGCCACTATTTTGCCACCGGCGTGAGCGTGGTGCAGCACCCGCGCAGTCCCATGGTGCCCATCTCGCATATGAACGTGCGCTACTTCGAGGCCGGCAACGGCGAAGCTTGGTTCGGCGGCGGGCTCGATTTGACGCCCATTTACGTGGACGTGGTGCAGGCCCGGCAGTTTCACGAGCAGCTGCACGAGGTGTGCGCGCGGCACGACGACAGCTACTACCCGCGCTTCAAGCAGTGGGCCGATGACTACTTCTACCTGCCCCACCGCCGCGAAACGCGGGGCGTAGGCGGCCTGTTTTTCGACCGTCTCACCGTGGGCAAAGACGGCCTGTTTGAGGAGCTGTTTGCCTTCGTGCAGGACGTGGGCGAGCTGTATGGCCGCACCTACAGCGCTATCATGCGCCAGAACGCCAACCTGCCCTACGCCGAGCGCGAGAAGCAGTGGCAGCGGGTGCGCCGCGGCCGCTACGCCGAATTCAACCTGGCCCTGGACCGCGGCACCCGCTTCGGCCTCGAAACCGGCGGCCGCACCGAGTCCATCCTCATGAGCCTGCCGCCCCAGGCCGAGTGGCACTACAACCTGACACCCGAGCCCGGCTCGCCCGAAGCAGCCACCCAGCAACTCCTGCGCCAGGGCGTCGACTGGCTGGCCATGGCAGCGGTAGCAGTGTGA
- the adhP gene encoding alcohol dehydrogenase AdhP, giving the protein MLPPTMKAAVARAYGQPLRLEQVSLPAVVPGRILVKVAACGVCHTDLHAINGDWPVKATLPLIPGHEGVGTVVAVCEGVTAVQVGDRVGVPWLHTACGHCEYCLTGWETLCLNQQNTGYSVPGSYAEYVLADPNYVGILPANLSCQQAAPILCAGVTVYKGLKETEVQPGQWVVISGVGGLGHLAVQYAKAMGMRVAAVDVRADKLTLAQAVGAEVVVNAALEDPVAAIQQATGGGHGVLITAPSQPAFAQGVNMLRRHGTLALVGLPPGSFELNIFDVVLTRKTVRGSIVGTRQDLTESLALAAEGKVTVHYRCEPLENINQVLDAMKAGTIEGRVVLDLSLPAPSRP; this is encoded by the coding sequence ATGCTGCCTCCCACCATGAAAGCCGCCGTGGCCCGCGCCTACGGCCAGCCGCTCCGCCTCGAACAAGTATCCCTGCCGGCCGTGGTGCCGGGCCGCATCCTGGTGAAGGTGGCGGCCTGCGGCGTGTGCCACACCGACCTGCATGCCATCAACGGCGACTGGCCGGTGAAGGCCACGCTGCCCCTGATTCCGGGCCACGAAGGCGTGGGCACGGTGGTGGCCGTGTGCGAGGGCGTAACCGCCGTGCAGGTGGGCGACCGGGTGGGCGTGCCGTGGCTGCACACCGCCTGTGGGCACTGCGAATACTGCCTCACGGGCTGGGAAACGCTTTGCCTCAACCAGCAGAACACCGGCTACTCGGTACCGGGCAGCTACGCCGAGTACGTGCTGGCGGACCCCAACTACGTGGGTATTTTGCCCGCTAACCTTTCTTGCCAGCAAGCGGCGCCCATTCTCTGCGCTGGCGTGACGGTGTATAAGGGGCTGAAGGAAACCGAGGTGCAGCCCGGCCAGTGGGTGGTCATTTCGGGGGTGGGCGGGCTGGGCCACCTGGCCGTGCAGTACGCCAAGGCCATGGGCATGCGCGTAGCCGCCGTGGACGTGCGCGCCGACAAGCTGACCCTGGCCCAGGCCGTGGGGGCCGAAGTGGTGGTGAATGCGGCGCTGGAAGACCCCGTGGCGGCCATTCAGCAAGCCACCGGTGGCGGGCATGGTGTGCTCATCACCGCCCCCTCGCAGCCGGCCTTTGCGCAGGGCGTGAACATGCTGCGCCGCCACGGCACGCTGGCGCTGGTGGGCCTGCCGCCCGGTAGCTTCGAGCTGAACATCTTTGACGTGGTGCTGACCCGCAAAACCGTGCGCGGCTCCATTGTGGGCACCCGGCAGGATTTGACGGAAAGTTTGGCCCTAGCCGCCGAGGGCAAAGTGACAGTGCACTACCGCTGCGAGCCCCTGGAAAACATCAACCAGGTGCTGGACGCTATGAAAGCCGGCACCATTGAGGGCCGCGTGGTGCTGGACCTGAGCCTGCCCGCTCCCTCGAGGCCGTAG
- a CDS encoding universal stress protein has product MENILVPTDFSFESHHAFEVAVRLAARIGGSVLLLHAVELPEMASLQHLWQTGGRHGAAQQRQPQ; this is encoded by the coding sequence ATGGAAAACATCCTTGTTCCCACCGATTTTTCTTTTGAATCTCATCATGCCTTTGAGGTAGCCGTGCGCCTGGCGGCGCGCATCGGGGGCAGTGTGCTGCTACTCCACGCCGTGGAGCTACCCGAGATGGCTAGCTTACAGCACCTATGGCAGACCGGTGGGCGGCACGGAGCTGCCCAGCAGCGGCAACCTCAATGA
- a CDS encoding adenine nucleotide alpha hydrolase family protein produces the protein MQGLVQATRLNEALVSVFKHQAIDLVVIGAHGHSATEHFSLRLQHRAAGPLRNERAGGSSPSAGIMQFAQQVPAD, from the coding sequence GTGCAGGGCCTCGTGCAGGCCACGCGCCTGAACGAGGCCCTGGTCAGTGTGTTCAAACACCAAGCCATTGATTTGGTGGTGATAGGGGCGCACGGCCATTCGGCCACCGAGCATTTTTCCCTTCGGCTCCAACACCGAGCAGCTGGCCCGTTACGAAACGAACGTGCGGGTGGCAGCAGCCCCAGCGCCGGCATCATGCAATTTGCCCAGCAGGTGCCGGCCGATTAG
- the hemA gene encoding glutamyl-tRNA reductase translates to MNPNFHVFSLSQRAAPLAVREQLALNEAACRQLLRTLRTAPGLTDVLVLSTCNRTEIYYCAGQEQTAVLLDALGQVLGRVVSARQAAYFVHLHDAEAATRHLFDVALGLEAQLIGDQQISHQVKRAYQWAVEEDTAGPWLHRLLHTVLFTSKRVQQETAFRDGAASTSYAALELTETLTAHLPNPTILIVGLGEIGTDVARHFGASPRFTCVTVCNRTRAKAEALAAGNSLQVLDWADLVPGLQAADVVISSVAAAVPCLTLPLVQQLTVLSHKFFIDLSVPRSVAAEVEQVPGVLLYTLDDIADTTSATLARRLAAVPQVCALIAESLADLAQWSRELEVSPTIQQLKNALEQLRAEELRRFSKHLSAAETQRMDELTKSLMQKVLKYPTRHLKAACQRGETGPLVGLLTDIFGLEATLAGYS, encoded by the coding sequence ATGAACCCCAATTTCCACGTTTTTAGCCTCTCCCAGCGCGCTGCGCCCCTCGCCGTGCGCGAGCAATTGGCCCTCAACGAAGCAGCTTGCCGCCAATTACTGCGCACGCTGCGGACCGCGCCCGGGCTAACAGATGTGCTGGTGCTGAGCACCTGCAACCGCACCGAAATCTACTACTGCGCCGGGCAGGAGCAGACGGCCGTTTTGCTGGACGCGCTGGGCCAGGTGCTGGGCCGGGTGGTCAGCGCCCGGCAGGCGGCGTACTTCGTGCACCTCCACGATGCCGAAGCGGCCACCCGGCACTTGTTTGACGTGGCGCTGGGCCTGGAAGCGCAGCTCATCGGCGACCAGCAAATCAGCCACCAGGTGAAGCGGGCCTACCAGTGGGCCGTGGAGGAGGACACCGCCGGCCCCTGGCTGCACCGGCTGCTGCACACCGTGTTGTTCACCAGCAAGCGCGTGCAGCAGGAAACCGCGTTTCGCGACGGGGCAGCGTCCACCTCCTACGCGGCCCTGGAGCTGACGGAAACTCTGACGGCGCACCTGCCCAACCCCACCATTCTGATAGTAGGGCTGGGCGAAATCGGCACCGACGTGGCCCGGCACTTCGGGGCCAGCCCGCGCTTCACCTGCGTCACGGTGTGCAACCGCACCCGCGCCAAGGCCGAAGCGCTGGCCGCCGGAAACAGCCTGCAGGTGCTGGACTGGGCCGACCTGGTGCCGGGCCTGCAGGCGGCTGATGTCGTCATCTCTTCAGTGGCGGCGGCTGTGCCCTGCCTCACGCTGCCGCTGGTGCAGCAACTCACGGTGCTCAGCCACAAGTTTTTCATCGACCTGTCGGTGCCCCGCAGCGTGGCCGCGGAGGTGGAGCAGGTGCCGGGCGTGCTGCTCTATACCCTCGATGATATTGCGGACACCACCTCGGCCACCTTGGCCCGCCGGCTGGCGGCGGTGCCCCAGGTGTGCGCCCTCATCGCCGAAAGCCTGGCCGACCTGGCGCAGTGGAGCCGCGAGCTGGAAGTATCACCTACCATTCAGCAGTTGAAAAATGCGCTGGAACAACTGCGCGCCGAGGAGCTGCGGCGCTTCAGCAAGCACCTGAGCGCGGCGGAAACCCAGCGCATGGACGAGCTAACCAAGTCGCTGATGCAAAAGGTGCTCAAGTACCCTACCCGCCACCTCAAAGCCGCCTGCCAGCGTGGCGAAACCGGCCCGTTGGTGGGGCTGCTGACCGACATTTTTGGCTTGGAAGCGACCCTGGCAGGTTACTCATAA
- a CDS encoding helix-turn-helix domain-containing protein, protein MTNAVASRPAPRPTRELKLKGFKVYAVDRPCTTPPYFTRRDYYKAMLLTTRARLHYGHQHWDLDGTYLLFFNPHIPYSLEMRGDLRHGSISLFTEEFITSLDRSESLPQSPLFKIGSPPLYQLSETQIPFMTSIFQKMLTAQEGDYPFKAELIRTYLQLAIHEALHQQPAHTLVQSHTAASRLAARFLDVLEQQFPVETPEQTLELKTAQEFADRLAVHVNHLNKAVKEVTGKPTSAHITARLTDEAKALLQHTTWSVAEISTCLGFAYPTYFNNFFKKQTGTTPLAYRKGSGAALPD, encoded by the coding sequence ATGACAAACGCTGTTGCCAGCAGGCCGGCTCCGCGGCCCACCCGGGAGTTGAAGCTGAAAGGCTTCAAGGTGTACGCGGTGGACCGCCCGTGCACCACCCCGCCTTACTTCACCCGGCGCGACTACTACAAGGCCATGCTGCTCACGACCCGGGCCCGGCTGCACTACGGCCACCAGCACTGGGACCTCGACGGCACGTACCTGCTGTTCTTCAACCCGCACATTCCGTATTCGCTGGAAATGCGCGGCGACCTTCGGCACGGCTCCATCAGCCTCTTTACCGAGGAGTTTATCACGTCGCTCGACCGGTCGGAAAGTCTGCCCCAGTCGCCTTTGTTTAAAATCGGGAGCCCGCCCCTCTATCAGCTCAGCGAGACGCAGATCCCCTTCATGACCAGCATCTTCCAGAAGATGCTGACCGCGCAGGAAGGTGATTATCCCTTCAAGGCTGAGCTAATTCGCACATACCTGCAGCTCGCTATTCACGAGGCCCTGCACCAGCAGCCCGCTCACACCCTGGTTCAGTCCCACACGGCCGCCTCGCGCCTGGCGGCCCGGTTTCTGGACGTGCTGGAGCAGCAGTTTCCGGTAGAGACGCCCGAGCAGACGCTGGAGCTGAAAACGGCCCAGGAGTTTGCCGACCGGCTGGCCGTGCACGTCAACCACCTCAACAAGGCCGTGAAAGAGGTAACCGGCAAACCCACCAGCGCGCACATCACCGCCCGCCTCACCGACGAGGCAAAGGCTCTGTTGCAGCACACTACGTGGAGCGTAGCCGAAATTTCCACCTGCCTGGGCTTTGCCTACCCCACTTACTTCAATAATTTTTTCAAGAAGCAGACTGGCACTACCCCGCTGGCCTACCGCAAGGGGAGCGGGGCGGCACTACCGGACTAG
- a CDS encoding putative quinol monooxygenase: MPTSDKAAERHLLVTVQSQPAHGARVQEILLELVGLVRAEPGCLYYNIFQQAEAPDTFLIAAAWLDDEAIAAHPTPPQSRLVEQILPLLATPMQVLPIRRVSENPA, encoded by the coding sequence ATGCCTACGTCCGATAAAGCTGCCGAACGGCACCTGCTCGTCACCGTGCAGAGCCAGCCCGCGCACGGCGCCCGCGTGCAGGAAATCCTGCTTGAACTGGTGGGCTTGGTGCGCGCGGAGCCGGGCTGCCTGTATTACAACATCTTCCAGCAAGCCGAGGCCCCCGATACGTTCCTGATTGCCGCCGCCTGGCTCGATGACGAAGCCATCGCCGCCCACCCGACGCCGCCGCAGTCGCGCCTGGTCGAGCAGATACTGCCGTTGCTGGCCACCCCCATGCAGGTGCTTCCTATCCGGCGGGTGAGCGAGAACCCCGCTTAA
- a CDS encoding NADP-dependent oxidoreductase: MNTMKAVQQHAFGGPEVLRYEDAPVPELQPGEVLVWVHAVGINPPDWYLRDGYKALPAEWRPSVTFPLVLGTDVSGIVAAVAEDVTDFAVGEEVFGMVRFPSVGESRGYAEYVAAPATDLARKPAGLSHVQAAGAPMSGLTAWQYFIALGHTAPNPFQPEAHRPVPLRGKRVLVNGAAGGVGHLAVQLAKWQGAYVIAVASGGQETLLRELGVDEFIDYAQTAAEDAVQDLDVVLDTLSGPTTGRFLHTLKRGGALFPVFLGFTDAEEAARRGITVSMTQVRSSGAQLAELGRLLEAGTVRVVIDSTYPLAEARQAHERAARGHIQGKIVLTVA; this comes from the coding sequence ATGAATACGATGAAGGCGGTGCAGCAACACGCGTTTGGAGGGCCCGAGGTGCTGCGCTACGAAGATGCTCCGGTACCCGAGCTCCAGCCGGGCGAAGTGCTGGTATGGGTGCACGCCGTCGGCATCAACCCGCCCGACTGGTACCTGCGCGACGGCTACAAGGCCCTGCCGGCCGAGTGGCGCCCGTCGGTCACCTTTCCCCTCGTGCTGGGCACGGACGTGTCGGGCATCGTAGCGGCCGTGGCCGAGGATGTGACCGACTTCGCGGTGGGCGAGGAGGTCTTCGGCATGGTCCGCTTCCCAAGCGTCGGCGAGAGCCGCGGCTATGCCGAGTACGTGGCGGCGCCCGCCACCGACCTGGCCCGCAAGCCGGCCGGCCTCAGCCACGTGCAGGCCGCCGGGGCCCCGATGTCCGGCCTCACCGCGTGGCAGTACTTCATTGCGCTGGGGCACACGGCTCCCAACCCGTTTCAGCCGGAGGCGCACCGGCCGGTGCCGCTGCGGGGTAAGCGGGTGCTCGTGAACGGGGCCGCGGGCGGCGTGGGCCACCTGGCGGTGCAGCTGGCCAAGTGGCAGGGCGCCTACGTCATTGCCGTGGCTTCGGGCGGGCAGGAAACGCTGCTGCGCGAGCTGGGCGTGGATGAGTTCATTGATTACGCCCAAACCGCCGCCGAAGACGCAGTGCAGGACCTGGACGTTGTTCTCGATACCCTCAGTGGCCCCACCACGGGCCGTTTCCTGCACACCCTTAAGCGGGGCGGCGCGCTGTTTCCGGTATTTCTGGGTTTCACTGATGCCGAGGAAGCGGCCCGGCGGGGCATCACCGTGTCGATGACGCAGGTGCGCTCCAGCGGCGCACAACTCGCAGAGCTCGGGCGCCTGCTGGAGGCCGGGACGGTGCGCGTAGTCATCGACAGCACGTACCCGCTGGCCGAGGCACGCCAGGCCCACGAGCGCGCCGCCCGCGGGCACATCCAGGGCAAAATCGTACTGACGGTCGCGTAA